The Methanophagales archaeon DNA segment TATACCTTCTATTATTATGCCTCATTGCGCTGACCGTGGTGGCATTGATAAGAGTGGTGGGGGTTATCCTTGTCATTGCTCTGCTGACTATACCGGCGGCGATCAGCAGACGATTCACAGCCCGCATGCATGGTATGATCGCGCTCTCTGTTGCGCTTTCCGTGATATTAACCATCTGCGGGTTATTGCTCGCTTATTTATTCAATCTGCCCTCGGGTGCAACCATCGTTCTGATCTCAGCGTGTGTGTTCATACTTTCGTGTATCTTCTTCGGTGTTTAATTCTTATTCTTATCTTATATTGCGCTATTTCTTCATTATCATCGTCAAGCCCAGGTTTTTCTCTATTATCTTCTCGTATTTGCCTCTTATATGCGGTTTTATCTTATCCAGTTCCCATATCCCCGATAATATCTCCGCTACCAGCTCACCGCTATCAAATATCCTTACAACGCCGTCACTCTCAGAGACAACAACCGCAACGGCATCTGTATCCTTAGATATTGATGCTGCTGCCATGTGTCTACTTCCAAAACCCATAGGGAGGTTAATATTCCGATAACTCGCTTCTATGTACCTCGCTGCGGAAAGAACGTACCCATCTGCACTGACGATAAAAGCGCCATCAAGCTTCGCAAGCTCTTTTATCGTGCCCTGTACATTTGCGTTCCTTATATCTTTTACCTCTTTCGGATGACCCGCCAGAGGGTCCAGGATGAGCGGTGTAGACTTCTTTAATACTCTATCTTCATCACCAACCACAAACAGGGCTCCCATTCTCCTGCGCTCTATGCTCTGCCTCGCTATGCCGACCGCGATCTCCACCACCGTCTCCAGCACTTCAGGTACGCAATTGCCCTTAGCTTTACATATCCGACCCACCATCTTCTCTCAACAAATAAAATAATAGCTGCTAAGTTTATAAATCCGTAGCGTAGATATGTGTGCCAGGACCACCACAAGGGCAAAGGCAAGGGCAAGGGTTAGGGCTTATTCTCCGTCGCACATAACCGGTATCTTTGCTATCCATGATGATAGGAATCCACTGTATAAAGGCTCTATTGGCTGTGGTATCGTACTGGAGGCAGGGTGTGTAACTGAGGTATCGGTGGATGATGTAAGACCAGGGATAGAGATAGATGGAGTGGAGGTGGAAGAGACAAGTACCACCGGATATGTCTGCCGGCGTATGGCTGGTGGATACGAATACCCCATTCGGGTGTCAACCAGGTTTGAAGTTCCAATTGGAGCCGGATTCGGAGCGAGTGGTGCCGGAGCACTCAGTACTGCACTCGCATTAAATGCGCTCCTCTCG contains these protein-coding regions:
- a CDS encoding diadenylate cyclase → MVGRICKAKGNCVPEVLETVVEIAVGIARQSIERRRMGALFVVGDEDRVLKKSTPLILDPLAGHPKEVKDIRNANVQGTIKELAKLDGAFIVSADGYVLSAARYIEASYRNINLPMGFGSRHMAAASISKDTDAVAVVVSESDGVVRIFDSGELVAEILSGIWELDKIKPHIRGKYEKIIEKNLGLTMIMKK